In one window of Aceticella autotrophica DNA:
- a CDS encoding 50S ribosomal protein L25, translating to MESVNVEAVTRKPGKNIAYKLRKEGYIPAVLYGKGMESIPIAVADKKFCKILQTKGRNVLLDVIVNGSTHNAIIKEIQNDTLKGKLLHVDFQIVSMYEKIESTVPLKLKGVGILESKGAIVQHQIWELNIKCLPDKIPEELDVDISNLDVGDTLYIRDLIIPEGVEVVDDPDEVVLTVVVPKAEDVKKTEPEEEATE from the coding sequence ATGGAAAGTGTTAATGTTGAAGCTGTAACAAGAAAGCCGGGCAAGAATATAGCTTATAAATTAAGAAAAGAAGGTTATATTCCTGCTGTTTTATATGGCAAAGGTATGGAGAGCATTCCTATAGCTGTTGCAGATAAAAAGTTTTGCAAAATATTGCAAACAAAGGGAAGGAATGTCCTCCTCGATGTAATTGTGAATGGGTCAACACATAATGCAATAATAAAAGAAATTCAGAATGATACATTAAAGGGAAAATTACTTCATGTTGATTTCCAAATAGTATCTATGTACGAAAAGATTGAATCAACTGTACCGTTAAAATTAAAGGGTGTTGGCATTCTTGAAAGCAAGGGTGCAATTGTACAGCACCAGATATGGGAACTAAATATAAAATGTTTGCCAGATAAGATTCCAGAGGAATTGGATGTGGACATATCAAATCTTGATGTTGGTGATACGTTATATATTAGGGATTTAATTATTCCTGAAGGAGTAGAAGTTGTTGATGACCCTGATGAAGTCGTTCTTACAGTTGTCGTTCCAAAGGCGGAAGATGTAAAAAAGACGGAGCCTGAAGAAGAAGCCACAGAGTAA
- the lysA gene encoding diaminopimelate decarboxylase, whose amino-acid sequence MLQGSMHINSKGHLEIGGCDTVKLSKQYGTPLYVIDEEQLRKNCRSFYNSFKADYPENNVIYASKAFMTTAICKIIEEEGLGLDVVSGGELYTALKADFPVKNIFFHGNNKSAEELTMALEYGIGRIIVDNWFELNILNELSGKMKKKPNIYLRISPGVEAHTHEYIKTGQIDSKFGFPLFNGDALDAIKYALNLENINLIGLHCHIGSQIFSYKSYNAEIEIMMNFLKTVKDVTSWEVEELDLGGGFGIAYVDEDDPQPIETIAKEIIKSVKEFSNALNLRLPGIIVEPGRSIIGNAGTTLYKVGAIKNIPNIRKYVSVDGGMTDNIRTALYGAKYSAIVANKAKKINFEKVSIAGKCCESGDMLIWDIELPQLESGDIIAITCTGAYNYSMASNYNRITRPAVVLVQNGNADMIVARETYDDLIKNDIIPDRLINKNKKHIIA is encoded by the coding sequence ATGCTGCAAGGTAGCATGCATATAAATTCAAAAGGGCATCTTGAAATAGGTGGATGTGATACAGTTAAACTGTCAAAACAATATGGAACACCACTTTATGTTATTGACGAAGAACAACTGCGAAAAAATTGCAGGTCTTTTTATAACAGTTTTAAAGCTGACTATCCAGAAAATAATGTAATATATGCCAGCAAAGCATTTATGACAACAGCAATATGTAAAATCATAGAAGAAGAAGGGCTCGGTCTCGATGTTGTTTCCGGTGGTGAACTTTATACAGCTTTAAAGGCAGATTTTCCTGTTAAAAATATTTTTTTCCATGGAAACAATAAATCAGCCGAAGAGCTGACAATGGCATTGGAATATGGGATTGGACGAATTATTGTCGACAACTGGTTTGAACTCAATATATTAAATGAATTGTCCGGAAAAATGAAGAAAAAGCCAAATATATATTTAAGAATTTCCCCCGGTGTAGAAGCTCATACACATGAGTATATTAAAACGGGTCAAATAGATTCGAAATTTGGTTTTCCATTGTTTAATGGAGATGCTCTTGATGCAATAAAATATGCACTTAACCTTGAAAATATCAATTTAATTGGTCTTCACTGCCACATTGGTTCACAAATATTCAGCTATAAATCTTATAATGCTGAAATAGAAATTATGATGAATTTTTTAAAAACCGTAAAAGATGTTACCTCATGGGAAGTCGAAGAATTAGACCTCGGTGGTGGGTTTGGAATAGCTTATGTTGATGAAGATGACCCTCAACCTATAGAAACAATTGCAAAAGAGATTATAAAATCGGTTAAAGAATTTTCTAATGCATTAAATCTTAGATTGCCTGGAATCATCGTTGAACCGGGGCGTTCCATAATAGGAAATGCAGGAACTACACTTTATAAGGTTGGTGCTATTAAAAACATACCAAATATACGAAAATATGTTTCAGTTGATGGAGGCATGACAGACAATATAAGAACTGCCTTATATGGAGCAAAATACAGTGCAATTGTTGCCAATAAGGCTAAAAAAATAAACTTTGAAAAAGTTTCTATTGCCGGAAAATGCTGTGAATCAGGTGATATGCTTATCTGGGATATAGAACTTCCCCAACTTGAGAGCGGAGATATTATTGCTATAACTTGTACGGGTGCTTATAATTACTCAATGGCAAGTAATTATAATAGGATTACACGTCCTGCTGTGGTTCTTGTACAAAATGGAAATGCCGATATGATTGTTGCAAGAGAAACATATGATGACCTTATTAAAAATGATATTATACCTGATAGATTAATTAATAAAAATAAAAAACACATTATAGCTTAA
- a CDS encoding NAD(P)/FAD-dependent oxidoreductase, translated as MKIVIIGNSVAMVGAVEAIRKNDKNTEIIVISDEKYHVYSRPLISYYLGNTVSEEKMSYRDMDFYTKNNIKTYLSTKVVSIDENKNTVCFENGDSIEYDKLLIATGGKPFVPPMEGLNKKNIHTFTKLDDAKELKKSAKTGSKAVIIGGGLIGFKAAEGLHDLGVDVTIVELSDRILSTILDKESAAIISERLIKDGIKIITNTTADKILGNEYITGVQLKNGEELQADNLIFAIGVVPNTEIVKNTSIKLNRGIIVDNKMKTNIDNIYAAGDVAEGYDMLIGGNRVVPIWPNAYLQGEIAGLNMIGIESVNKGTFPMNSIGYKDTYIITGGIINPQEEGYEILLKSDDTKKIYKKIIIKDNRLKGFILINDIDRAGIFTGLIRDSIDITPFKDCLLKDDFGYSYFPKSLRKSKMLGQEAAI; from the coding sequence ATGAAAATCGTCATTATAGGAAATTCAGTTGCAATGGTAGGAGCTGTTGAAGCCATAAGGAAAAATGACAAAAATACTGAGATTATCGTTATCTCAGATGAAAAATACCATGTATATTCAAGACCACTGATATCATATTACCTGGGAAATACTGTATCTGAAGAAAAGATGTCTTATAGGGATATGGACTTTTACACCAAAAACAATATTAAAACATATTTATCTACAAAGGTTGTTTCGATAGATGAAAATAAAAATACTGTATGCTTTGAAAACGGGGACAGTATTGAATACGATAAACTACTCATTGCCACAGGTGGAAAACCTTTTGTTCCTCCAATGGAAGGTTTAAATAAAAAAAATATTCATACATTTACTAAGCTTGATGATGCAAAGGAATTAAAAAAATCGGCAAAAACCGGTTCAAAGGCAGTTATTATAGGCGGCGGATTAATCGGATTTAAGGCTGCTGAAGGTCTTCATGATTTAGGTGTAGATGTTACAATAGTAGAACTTTCCGACAGAATACTAAGTACCATCTTGGATAAGGAGTCTGCAGCAATCATTTCCGAAAGGCTTATTAAAGATGGCATAAAAATAATAACAAATACAACGGCAGACAAGATTCTTGGAAATGAATATATAACAGGTGTACAACTTAAGAACGGAGAAGAATTACAGGCAGATAACCTTATTTTTGCGATTGGTGTTGTTCCAAATACTGAAATTGTTAAAAATACCTCCATTAAATTAAACCGTGGCATTATTGTTGACAACAAAATGAAAACAAATATTGACAATATATATGCAGCGGGTGACGTAGCAGAAGGTTATGATATGTTGATTGGTGGAAATCGTGTTGTGCCTATCTGGCCAAATGCCTATCTTCAAGGTGAAATAGCAGGGTTAAATATGATTGGAATAGAAAGCGTAAATAAAGGTACTTTCCCTATGAATTCAATCGGATATAAAGATACCTATATTATTACCGGAGGAATAATAAATCCGCAGGAAGAAGGATATGAAATACTGTTAAAATCTGATGATACCAAAAAAATATATAAGAAGATTATTATAAAAGATAACAGACTTAAAGGCTTTATTTTAATTAATGATATAGACAGAGCGGGAATATTTACTGGTTTAATAAGGGATAGTATTGATATTACACCTTTTAAAGATTGTTTGCTAAAAGATGATTTTGGTTATTCATATTTCCCAAAGAGCTTAAGAAAATCAAAGATGCTTGGACAGGAGGCGGCGATTTAA
- a CDS encoding 4Fe-4S dicluster domain-containing protein, which produces MKKIYVKEEVCIGCKLCEVYCITSHSKYKDVLKAFKFESITPTPKIVVEENGPLSFSLQCRHCDDAPCVKACITGAMQKDPLTGIVTCNTDKCVGCWTCILTCGFGAILRDEKNKVASKCDLCADTGEPACVKNCPNDALVYSEGGIKA; this is translated from the coding sequence GTGAAGAAAATCTATGTCAAAGAAGAAGTATGTATTGGTTGTAAACTCTGTGAAGTATATTGCATAACTTCACATTCTAAATACAAGGATGTGTTAAAAGCCTTCAAATTTGAAAGCATTACACCAACACCAAAAATTGTTGTTGAGGAAAATGGACCTTTGTCCTTTTCCTTACAATGCAGACATTGTGACGATGCTCCTTGTGTTAAAGCCTGTATCACAGGTGCAATGCAAAAAGACCCATTAACAGGCATAGTAACATGTAATACCGATAAATGTGTAGGCTGTTGGACATGTATATTAACATGCGGCTTTGGTGCCATCTTACGGGATGAAAAAAATAAAGTGGCTTCTAAGTGCGATTTATGTGCAGATACAGGTGAACCGGCATGTGTTAAAAATTGTCCAAATGACGCACTTGTATACAGTGAAGGAGGCATAAAAGCATGA
- a CDS encoding glutamate synthase-related protein, translated as MSLNYLTPEFKVIRDYDLCINCKVCMRQCANEVHSYDEQLYKMVADDFKCVNCQRCVVMCPTHALTIINHPQDFRQHANWSYDTIRDIYRQAETGAVLLTAMGNDKPYPIYWDKMVVNASQVTNPSIDPLREPMELRVYIGRKPDKIELDENLNVKTQMPPQLKLEVPILFSAMSYGSISYNAHASLSRAAEKLGICYNTGEGGLHKDFRKYGKNTIVQVASGRFGVNREYLNTAAAVEIKIGQGAKPGIGGHLPGEKVSEDVSETRMIPVGSDAISPAPHHDIYSIEDLSQLIFSLKEATDYKKPVGVKIAAVNNVAAIASGIARAGADYIAIDGFRGGTGAAPKRIRDNVGIPIEFAIASVDSRLRSEGIRHTVSLIASGSIRNSADIIKAIALGADAVYIGSAALIALGCHMCQKCNTGKCNWGIATQDPYLVKRLNPEIGYKRLVNLVTAWGHEIKEMLGGMGINDIESLKGNRLMLRGIGMTQKELDILGILAAGE; from the coding sequence ATGAGCTTAAACTACCTCACACCAGAATTCAAGGTTATACGAGATTATGATTTATGTATAAATTGCAAAGTTTGCATGCGCCAATGTGCAAATGAAGTCCATAGCTATGATGAACAACTTTATAAAATGGTTGCAGATGATTTTAAGTGTGTTAACTGCCAAAGATGCGTTGTTATGTGTCCAACCCATGCTTTGACAATTATTAATCATCCGCAGGATTTCCGCCAACATGCAAACTGGTCATATGATACAATACGTGATATTTACAGACAAGCAGAAACAGGGGCAGTTCTCTTAACTGCAATGGGTAATGACAAACCATATCCGATTTATTGGGATAAAATGGTTGTTAATGCAAGTCAAGTTACCAATCCTTCCATTGACCCTTTAAGAGAGCCAATGGAATTAAGAGTTTATATAGGAAGAAAACCAGACAAAATTGAACTTGACGAAAATCTAAATGTAAAAACGCAAATGCCTCCACAATTAAAATTAGAAGTACCAATATTATTTTCTGCTATGTCCTATGGTTCCATCAGCTATAATGCACATGCCTCCCTTTCAAGGGCTGCTGAAAAACTGGGCATATGCTATAATACGGGTGAAGGCGGACTCCACAAAGATTTCCGTAAATACGGAAAAAATACTATTGTTCAGGTGGCTTCAGGAAGGTTTGGAGTCAATAGGGAATATTTAAATACAGCCGCTGCTGTTGAAATAAAAATAGGTCAGGGAGCAAAACCCGGTATAGGTGGGCACCTTCCAGGAGAAAAAGTCAGTGAAGATGTTTCCGAGACAAGAATGATACCTGTTGGAAGTGATGCTATATCACCTGCTCCACATCATGATATATACTCAATCGAAGACCTGTCACAGCTTATATTCTCCTTAAAAGAAGCAACAGATTACAAAAAACCTGTTGGTGTAAAAATCGCTGCTGTTAATAATGTAGCAGCAATAGCCTCAGGAATTGCAAGAGCTGGTGCAGATTATATAGCTATTGACGGTTTCAGGGGTGGTACAGGTGCAGCACCAAAAAGAATCAGAGATAATGTCGGTATCCCTATAGAATTTGCAATTGCATCTGTTGATTCAAGACTTCGTTCTGAAGGAATACGCCATACTGTTTCTCTTATAGCTTCAGGCAGTATTAGAAATAGTGCGGATATAATAAAAGCTATCGCACTTGGGGCAGATGCTGTTTATATTGGTTCTGCCGCATTGATTGCATTAGGTTGTCATATGTGTCAAAAATGCAACACCGGAAAATGCAACTGGGGTATTGCAACACAAGACCCCTACCTTGTAAAAAGACTTAATCCTGAAATAGGTTATAAAAGACTTGTAAATCTTGTAACTGCATGGGGACATGAAATTAAAGAAATGCTCGGTGGAATGGGTATAAATGATATCGAAAGTTTAAAAGGCAATAGATTGATGCTGAGAGGTATTGGAATGACACAAAAAGAACTTGATATACTCGGCATACTTGCAGCTGGAGAATAG
- a CDS encoding class II glutamine amidotransferase, which translates to MLKEGQVRIPSGCAISGMMDQTGAVFTGQKIADSIATMHDRSNGLGGGFASYGIYPEFKDHYAFHIFYNDLQSRQETEEYLKANFVVAFEEKIPTRKIPQITNAPLIYRYFALPKLEKLNDTELTDDDFIVKFVFDVNIKIKGAYIFSSGKNMGVFKAVGYPEDVAEFFKLESYSGYIWTAHGRFPTNTPGWWGGAHPFNLLNISVVHNGELSSYDTNRKYLEEFGYVCTLQTDTEVVAYIFDLLLRKQKLPINLVCKVIASPLWDQIDRMSPKEKALYSSLKIIYSKALLNGPFSIIVTFEDGFVAINDRIKLRPLTAAQNGDMIYVASEESAIREVCKNPEKIWIPRGGEPVVAKLKQTNTNEIYESKEVTA; encoded by the coding sequence ATGTTAAAAGAAGGACAAGTAAGAATTCCCTCAGGCTGTGCTATAAGCGGCATGATGGATCAAACCGGAGCAGTTTTTACCGGTCAAAAAATTGCGGATTCCATTGCAACGATGCATGATAGATCGAATGGTCTAGGAGGCGGTTTTGCCTCATATGGTATATATCCAGAATTTAAGGATCACTATGCCTTTCACATATTTTATAATGATTTACAATCGAGACAAGAAACAGAAGAGTATTTAAAAGCTAATTTTGTTGTGGCTTTTGAAGAAAAAATACCAACAAGAAAGATACCTCAAATAACAAATGCACCACTTATATACAGATATTTTGCATTACCAAAGCTCGAAAAATTAAATGATACAGAGCTTACCGATGATGATTTTATCGTAAAATTTGTTTTTGACGTTAACATCAAGATAAAAGGTGCATATATTTTCTCAAGTGGAAAAAATATGGGGGTATTTAAAGCTGTTGGTTATCCTGAAGATGTGGCAGAGTTCTTTAAATTAGAGTCCTATAGTGGATATATATGGACAGCCCATGGAAGATTCCCTACAAACACACCGGGTTGGTGGGGCGGTGCTCATCCGTTTAACCTGCTGAATATCTCAGTTGTTCACAATGGTGAACTTTCATCATATGATACAAATCGTAAATATCTTGAAGAATTCGGCTATGTATGCACATTGCAAACAGACACAGAAGTTGTCGCATATATTTTTGATCTCCTGCTAAGAAAACAAAAACTGCCTATTAACTTAGTATGTAAGGTGATTGCTTCACCTTTATGGGATCAAATTGACAGGATGTCCCCAAAAGAAAAGGCTCTTTACAGCAGCCTCAAAATAATTTACAGCAAGGCATTATTAAATGGTCCATTTTCTATTATAGTAACATTTGAAGACGGATTTGTGGCAATAAATGACAGGATAAAATTAAGACCTCTGACGGCAGCTCAAAATGGTGATATGATATATGTAGCAAGCGAGGAATCAGCAATTAGAGAGGTTTGCAAAAATCCTGAAAAAATCTGGATACCTCGCGGTGGCGAACCTGTAGTTGCAAAACTTAAACAAACAAATACAAATGAAATTTATGAATCAAAGGAGGTTACTGCATGA
- the ftsE gene encoding cell division ATP-binding protein FtsE: MIKFSGVSKKYKNNIIAVSNISFTIDNGEFVFLVGSSGAGKSTILKLLLREEIPTTGNIYIDKKDITLLKRKEVPYLRRTIGVVFQDFRLLPNKTVYENIAFAMEIVEAEPREIRKRVPMVLSLVGLSDRANSYPQQLSGGEQQRASLARAIVNEPSILVADEPTGNLDPDTTWDIVKLISEINKRGTTVVMATHAKDIVDIMKKRVIEIDKGNIVRDEARGVYCYEV; encoded by the coding sequence ATGATTAAATTTTCAGGGGTATCTAAAAAATATAAAAATAACATCATTGCAGTATCTAATATTAGTTTTACTATTGATAACGGAGAATTTGTATTTTTGGTTGGCTCCAGCGGTGCCGGCAAGTCCACTATTTTAAAGCTTTTGTTAAGAGAAGAGATACCAACAACAGGGAATATTTACATAGATAAAAAGGATATAACATTATTAAAAAGGAAAGAAGTACCATATTTAAGAAGGACTATTGGGGTTGTATTTCAAGATTTTAGGTTGCTTCCAAATAAAACTGTTTATGAAAATATAGCCTTCGCTATGGAAATAGTAGAAGCAGAACCGAGAGAAATCAGAAAAAGGGTTCCAATGGTATTATCTTTGGTTGGCTTAAGCGATAGAGCCAATTCATATCCACAGCAGTTGTCAGGGGGAGAACAGCAGAGGGCTTCACTTGCAAGAGCAATAGTAAATGAGCCTTCGATTCTTGTTGCTGATGAACCAACGGGTAATCTTGACCCAGATACCACATGGGATATAGTAAAATTGATTTCAGAAATAAATAAAAGAGGAACGACGGTTGTAATGGCGACACATGCTAAGGATATTGTTGATATTATGAAAAAAAGGGTTATTGAAATAGATAAAGGCAACATAGTTAGAGATGAAGCAAGGGGTGTTTATTGCTATGAGGTATAA
- the ftsX gene encoding permease-like cell division protein FtsX yields MRYKSAVYFLKEGFTNVKRNKAMTLASITSVAAALLILGMFLIMIFNINAMVNKVESQLQLKAYVNDNLNGDKLNKLGEKIKGIDGVQSVVFESKQQAFENFKKQLGDKSYLIDGLQKDNPMPQSYIVSVKDAKMMKQVSEEISKINGVYKVNYGQDIVDKLISFINIIRIVGIAVILILFIISIVIISNTIKLGVFSRRKEINIMKYIGATDWFIRWPFLIEGIILGLIGALLSVLLLSLLYGYAIDIIRSKLIIFELLPLKDIIKQTAVYFAVMGAVIGAVGSGISIKKFLNV; encoded by the coding sequence ATGAGGTATAAATCAGCAGTTTATTTTTTGAAGGAGGGTTTTACAAATGTAAAAAGGAATAAAGCCATGACATTAGCTTCAATTACATCTGTAGCGGCTGCTCTTTTAATTCTAGGTATGTTTCTTATAATGATTTTTAATATAAATGCGATGGTTAACAAGGTTGAGTCACAGCTTCAATTAAAGGCGTATGTTAATGATAATTTGAATGGAGATAAATTAAATAAACTTGGTGAAAAGATAAAAGGTATAGATGGTGTTCAATCAGTAGTGTTTGAATCCAAACAACAGGCATTTGAAAATTTTAAAAAACAATTGGGGGACAAAAGCTATTTAATAGACGGGCTTCAAAAGGATAATCCTATGCCACAGTCCTATATTGTTAGCGTTAAGGATGCTAAGATGATGAAACAGGTCTCTGAAGAAATTAGTAAAATTAACGGTGTATATAAAGTAAATTATGGACAAGATATTGTCGATAAGCTTATCAGTTTCATAAATATAATAAGAATAGTCGGTATTGCTGTAATATTAATTCTTTTCATAATTTCAATTGTGATTATTTCTAATACAATAAAGCTTGGAGTTTTTTCAAGAAGAAAAGAAATAAACATAATGAAATATATAGGGGCTACCGACTGGTTTATCAGATGGCCCTTCCTAATAGAGGGAATTATTTTAGGGCTTATAGGTGCTTTGCTTTCAGTTTTGTTGCTTAGTTTATTATATGGATATGCTATAGATATTATTAGGAGTAAACTTATTATATTCGAATTGCTTCCATTAAAGGATATTATAAAACAGACTGCTGTATATTTCGCTGTAATGGGAGCAGTTATCGGTGCTGTTGGCAGTGGTATATCCATTAAAAAATTCTTAAATGTATAA
- a CDS encoding murein hydrolase activator EnvC family protein gives MIRGRFKKLIFLILFSVSILIASCPKADQLQDAQNKLSNIQQSIEELRKKQAEISNQKKDITAQLKDLDSKLNTTTQELNNAQNKLNDIVTKLKKTQQELDEAKKTEEKQQNSLKDRIRAMYISGGETGYLDVILSSQNFADFISRIDLVKRIIGFDINLLNSYQKQRQIVQSKEEELSLMKQDAENYKNQIALRQKDLQVALVSRQGIMRDLESQQRVYEQQENALLQQSSQLQGVISSFQSKSNLKYSGGKLGWPVPSSSTITSPFGMRYHPILNEYKMHTGIDIAASEGAAIVAAADGRVIFTGYYGGYGYTVIIDHGDGISTLYAHNSQILVNEGDFVKRGQQISKAGSTGWATGPHLHFEVRKNGVPTNPVDWLR, from the coding sequence TTGATAAGAGGAAGGTTTAAAAAACTTATATTTTTGATTCTGTTTTCAGTTTCTATTTTGATTGCTTCATGTCCAAAAGCTGATCAGCTTCAAGATGCACAGAACAAGTTAAGCAATATACAACAATCAATAGAAGAACTTAGAAAAAAACAAGCGGAAATTTCTAATCAAAAAAAAGATATAACTGCACAGCTTAAGGACCTTGATTCGAAATTGAATACAACAACTCAGGAGTTAAATAATGCACAAAACAAATTAAATGACATAGTAACAAAGCTAAAGAAAACACAGCAGGAACTGGATGAGGCAAAAAAAACTGAGGAAAAACAGCAAAATTCCTTAAAAGACCGCATAAGGGCTATGTACATAAGTGGAGGTGAAACGGGATATCTTGACGTAATATTAAGTTCACAGAATTTTGCAGATTTTATCAGCAGGATTGACTTGGTTAAAAGAATTATAGGGTTTGATATAAACCTTCTTAACTCATATCAAAAGCAACGGCAGATTGTTCAAAGCAAGGAAGAGGAACTATCATTAATGAAACAGGATGCTGAAAATTATAAAAATCAAATTGCTTTAAGGCAGAAAGACCTGCAAGTAGCACTTGTTTCAAGACAGGGCATAATGAGAGACCTTGAAAGCCAACAAAGAGTATATGAACAGCAGGAAAACGCACTGCTGCAGCAGTCAAGTCAGTTGCAGGGTGTGATAAGCAGTTTTCAATCAAAATCTAATTTAAAGTATTCCGGAGGTAAATTAGGATGGCCGGTACCAAGCAGTTCAACTATTACATCACCATTTGGCATGCGTTATCATCCAATATTAAACGAATATAAAATGCACACAGGGATAGATATAGCTGCATCAGAGGGTGCTGCTATTGTTGCCGCTGCTGATGGAAGAGTAATATTTACAGGATATTATGGTGGTTATGGTTATACTGTTATTATAGACCACGGTGATGGGATATCTACATTATATGCACATAATTCCCAGATTCTTGTTAATGAAGGCGATTTTGTAAAAAGAGGCCAACAGATATCAAAAGCCGGAAGTACCGGATGGGCAACCGGTCCTCATTTACACTTTGAAGTACGAAAAAATGGTGTACCTACTAACCCTGTTGACTGGTTAAGATAA
- a CDS encoding S41 family peptidase, whose protein sequence is MTRRKIYTGAVILVIITSLITFILTNSLSLILPGGRVIVSRNEYSLMKQYQKLFEVRRILKNAYVDKIDTSKLVDGSIKGMASSLNDPYTVYFDKKDYSDFMTQTRGSYAGVGIIVSADKKGHIVVVSPIKNTPGEKAGIKTGDIIISVDDKKVSGNNLDEAVALMKGPEGTNVTLTILRDDKTMKKTLTRETIVLQTVDSQMLANNIGYIKITMFDEHTSADFKVALNKLKSEGMKGLIIDLRDNPGGLLDECVNIANELLPKGIIVSTKGRIESKQYSSKGPGLGKPLVLLVNGGSASASEILSGAVKDRKAGVLVGTKTFGKGLVQSIYDFNDGTALKYTIARYYTPNGVNIQGKGIEPNYIVELPKNYVLTDKPDLKEDTQLIKAYDIINSQIK, encoded by the coding sequence ATGACAAGACGTAAGATTTACACGGGTGCAGTTATATTAGTGATTATAACAAGTTTAATAACATTTATATTAACAAATTCTTTATCATTGATATTGCCAGGAGGCAGGGTTATAGTTTCCAGAAATGAATATTCTCTTATGAAGCAATATCAAAAACTTTTTGAGGTAAGAAGAATATTAAAAAATGCATATGTTGATAAGATAGATACATCAAAGCTTGTTGATGGTTCAATAAAAGGCATGGCCAGTTCTTTAAATGATCCTTATACGGTATATTTTGATAAGAAGGATTATTCTGATTTTATGACACAAACGAGAGGTTCTTATGCCGGTGTGGGTATCATTGTTTCTGCTGATAAAAAGGGGCATATTGTTGTTGTATCACCGATTAAAAATACCCCGGGTGAAAAAGCGGGAATAAAGACGGGTGATATTATTATATCTGTTGATGATAAAAAAGTTAGCGGGAACAATTTAGATGAGGCTGTTGCGCTGATGAAAGGACCGGAGGGAACCAATGTAACATTAACAATCCTCAGAGATGATAAGACGATGAAAAAGACATTGACAAGAGAAACCATAGTGCTTCAAACCGTTGATAGTCAGATGCTTGCCAATAATATAGGATACATTAAGATTACAATGTTTGATGAACATACTTCGGCTGATTTTAAGGTTGCTTTAAATAAGTTAAAATCAGAAGGAATGAAGGGACTTATTATAGATTTAAGAGATAATCCCGGAGGACTCTTGGATGAATGTGTTAATATAGCAAATGAACTTCTACCAAAAGGTATAATAGTTAGTACAAAAGGTAGAATAGAAAGTAAGCAATATTCTTCAAAAGGTCCGGGGCTTGGCAAACCTCTTGTATTACTTGTAAATGGAGGAAGCGCCAGCGCATCTGAAATATTATCAGGGGCTGTAAAGGATAGAAAAGCCGGTGTTCTTGTCGGGACAAAAACCTTTGGTAAAGGACTTGTTCAATCAATATATGATTTTAATGATGGTACTGCCTTAAAATATACAATAGCACGGTATTATACACCGAATGGCGTCAATATTCAGGGAAAAGGAATCGAACCGAATTATATCGTTGAGCTTCCCAAAAATTATGTTTTAACAGATAAACCTGATTTAAAAGAAGATACTCAATTGATTAAAGCATATGATATAATTAATTCTCAGATTAAGTAG